TGCATTGGCTGTTATACATATCACTACGGTAAttaactacaaaaaaataaaaaatcacgaagttggtGTAAATATTTTGTTGAAGGGTCTATGCTCTGGACGTAGCCTCAGACTTCTCCCTGTGTACACCGGTACGACATGCAACCCCTACACTTCCCCGCACCCACAGAAGTATGGCCCTGTCTACAGAGGGTCATAGGTGTACTTTGTGCAACCTAGCTCCACTTGTGCTTGAGAATGCAGAACGTGAAACTGTCTACAATGTAACTTGGATCCTAAAATTCAAGATAAGTTACAAttccataaatatttttatttgtcttgGCTTCTTAAATATATTGTTCTCACAGGCAATCAACTCCCAACAtcattttcacaaaaataaagaagcaAATAATGAAGTCCAAACCAGTAACTTCGATATTGGCAATTGAGCCAATATGACAAACAAAATAGTGAATAGGCCTTGTTCCGGTGATTATTCAAAACGGTGGGCAAAAGCTCAGACTAGGCAACGAAAGAAGTACGATGTAGTTTTAGTTCTTCATCTATCATAAGTTCGCTCAATAATCTTGTATGGACATGCCTCATATCAGACCTATTCCATCCCTTGCAATGCCAGTCTCAGTTCATTTAACAAAGAGTATATCTCAGGCGCTCTGTTATGCAGCCTGCCACCAGAGACAAACTCATGAACTTCTCCATCCACTTCAATCAAACTACATCCTGGTTCTTTCTCAATGTGCTTCTCCTTCATGGAAAGCCTTTCCCCCATTGCTTCCTCGAAATGACTGGAGGCAGCATAAACATTAGACATTAGCAAATGACCACAGCTATCATTTGGATCCAACTCAATCACATGCTTTGCTGCCCGCCTGGCCATCTCAACGTTTCCATGATTCCTACAAGCTGAGAGCAAAGACCCCCAAATAATGGCATCTGGGTTTACTGGCATGCTTCTTATTAGCTCTTCTGCCTCATCAAATAGTCTAGCTCTGCACAATACATCAACCATGCAATTATAGTGCTTTATTGATGGCTTGATCTTATATGTATTTGTCATTAACGAGAAATAATAACTCGCTTTATCCACCATGCCCGAGTGATTACAAGCTGTGAGAACTCCGAGAAAAGTAACATAATCTGGTTTCAAATTCGTAGACTGAAGCTTAGAGAATAAATGAATTGCTTCTTCTCCACAACCATTCATGGCTAGGCCAAAGATCATTGAGTTCCAACACGACAATCCTCTCCTTGGGGTGGCCTCAAAAGTTTGAAGAGCCTTTTCAATGCTTCCACACTTGCAATACATGTCAATTATTGCCGTAATAACAATGATATTCAACTCAAAATCTTTCTTCTTAATATAATCATGAACCCACTCCCCTTGCTTAAGTGCTCCTAAACGAGCACAGGAACTTAACAAGCTTACCATTGTAAACTCGCTAGGCTCAATATTCTCCTCCTGCATTTTGGAAAAAAGCTCCAATGCCTCCATCAACATCCCATTCCTAACACAACCACTAATCATGGTGTTCCATGAAACCGTATTTCTGGATGGTATTCTATCAAATAACCTCCTGGACTCGTGAATTTCTCCACATTTAGCGAGACCAATAATCATGGAATTCCATGCAACAACATCGGACTCAATATCTTCGTCAAACAGTCGACGTGCCTCGCTGAGAAACCCGCCGTTTGAGTACATATGTAAGATAGAGTTTCGTATAAATGGATCACTCTCAAGACCCAATTTTATAATTCTCCCATGGAGCTGAGCTCCCTCATGGGCTAGTCCAAGTTGAGTGTAAGCTTTGAAAAGAGAGGGATAGGTCAACCTTTGAGGTTCAACAGGAGACATTAGCATTTCAATGAAAAGAAACAGTGCTTTTTGTGGAGTTGAGCTTTGAGAGAACCCTCTAATGATGGTAttccatataaaaatgttgGGATTTTGGATATGAGTGAAGACCAAGTATGCGTAGTTCATGTCGCCGGCGGGTGACGCGCAGAAGGTCAAAATGCGGCTAGCGGCGATGGTGTCATTTGAGAGTCCAGTTTTGATTAGGCTGGCATGAATCTTTCGAAGGTCTCTCATGGTGGTGCAATGTTTGTCAAGCATGATGAGGTAAGGTTGGTCCGAGATGAATTTGGATATGGAGGCTGAAGATGGAGTGAGGGAGCAACAACATGGTATCATTCTGTGTGGTTCCATTTTTGTGTCGCTCAGCTTCTCTTATCTAATCCTCCAGTGGGGAATGCAGAGTCAAAAGAGAGAGGTAGGAGGAGATATGACACGTTGACACGTTGGGATTGATGATAAATTTGTTTTCACGTTGAGAAAcgatttgagttttttttttttcctctctttatgGGACTTAATTTGTTTGTACGAGCTTATTTAAAAGGCTTCTCAACAATGCTACACGAtataccaaaataaataaataaaaataattgtatagtaTAGGATctttgaatagaatttttctatgcaaAATATGTCTAGAAAGAAAACTTTTATGTGATttgtttgtaaaaatttatttatttatttattttttgaaatagtaaaaatttattCTCTTAAACATTTGAGGAAGATAATTAGATGagctttttaaaaagtaaaaaatgatAGAATTATTACTCAGATTCTTGTTATAGATAGACGGACCTCTTGTAGTATCTAGGGACTAAGCCCAAGACCTAGTCCCTGGCCCACAAAGAGCCTAGCTAAGGGGACCAACCCCACATGACGTCATTTTTAAGGTATATTCACTTTTTCCTCTTTGAATTTTCTTCCTTCCCTCCCGACATCCTCTTCCCTCACACCCCTGCAATCgagttcaactttttctctcatccACACATATTGAAACAGTTTCCTTTACCCAAGAATTTCGCTTCACCCAATTTCCACTCTCCCTTCTGTTAACCCTTTTTGATCTTCTTTCCCATATTTTTTGTAGAGTTatcttccatctctctctctcacacacacacactatgGTACCCTAGCCCCCACTTGGGATTTGGCAACGACTGAGACACTGGGATGATAATACAAGGCTACACACTCCTCGTACATGATAGATAATATTCAATGCTCCTAGATATTGTAGCAGTATCCGATAAACGTTCaactaaaaatagtaaaaaggtAAATAGAATCTAAGCAATGCCGTAAGTAATTGCAAaatacatagaaaaaaaaaaagttacccaAACCTTGTCCCAATCATTGACATCCATAAACAAAGAGAGTTCTAAAATATAGTAATAGTTTGCATTTTCTAAAACACAAGaccaaaatattcatttttcatataataagtTCCAAAAAGCATTTTCCCCCATATGGGAAAATGGGTCCCAACACTAGGCATATCTTTCTCTCTttgtctcctttttttttttttaaatagcggTTCATCCTTCACCCACTTCTTTAAAGCCTGGTCTTTATCCCTTGTGAGAACCCAGACTTTGCCAAGTCCTcgtttcttttattctttatcttattataaaaaggTCTCTCAATCTTCTAGGGATAGAGATGAATAGAGCTAAGTGTGGGAATATAAGCTCTTAGTATGCGTTATTCTTGGATCATAAGGACCCATAGTTAGAAGGTTCTAAGGTAGGAAAAGTGAAAGGAAGCCCACTAAGGCCCATAAGGAGATTCGGACATCAAGGGAAGTCTGGATTAGAAGGCCTAAAATGTTTTGTAAGGATAGAGGAAGTTGCCACATGGCAATGAGGGACTATTTGATCTTTTCTAGCAAGAAACCTAGGAAGAAGGCATCTTGCATGCATAAGCTTCTAGAAGGAATGAGTGAAGAGTGATGTCATTCAAACCAGGCTTACACACCCATAGTAAGGTTATGTCAGATGCCACTTGTGACACATGTGTGGAGTAAGAGAGAAACTTTCAGGGTTTCAAGAGATCTGGTTGGAAAAAGGAGAGGACATGTTCTAGAAGGATTTAGGAAaaagtaaagagagagagagagagaggccgacAGTTTTGCATGGGGGAAGGGCAAGAGATTTTTTCTTAGGAAGGCAAAGGATCACCTAGGGtagatcaagagattttcaGCCACATCAAGCAACCCACACTCTATTTTGCCACATGGCAACCATGCACACGGTAAGGGAATCCAAGGAGTATTTGAATTGTGTTTTTACCTTTCAACCATTAGGTTCAACGTATCTAGACCAGAAGAGAAGGGCAAAATGGGAAGGTGAGGCAAGAAGGGTTTCGGTTTTGGTGCtacactttttcttttcataagaGTCAGGGCCCCTTGTTCATGAGAGGCCTCTATCCCGAGTTTTATTAGAAGAAAACTCTCACATATGGTGGAGGAACACTGTGGTTACaaaaaaactctaaaaaaaaaaaacactagacCTCATTTCTCTCTAATAAAAGGAATTCCCAAACAATCCATACGAATCAGGCCTTGCAAGAGGGTATGTGCTACTACGGAACCAAAATTTGTGTTAACACCATGCGAACCTTCCTTTGCCAAGAAGTCCACTACCATATTAGCTTCCTGAAAAATGTGTCAAAATTGTGCATTGATCTCATTTGCAAGCGCTTTTATCTCCTCCAAAAAATCCCAAAGAAACCAAATTCTACAAATTCCAAATGCAAGCCAATTCATGACAATCGTTGAATCCAATTCTACTAGAACATCCCGCATTCTCAAAAGTTTACATATCCGAAGACCATCAAGTAAAGCTCGACATTCGGCAACAGTATTAGTTGCAAAACCATAGGAATGTGCAAAACCTACTAGAACCTTGCCATTTGAGTCTCGGATGACACCTCCACCCTCTGCGTCTCCTGGGTTATTACAAGCTCCCCTATCAACATTTAGCTTCACATTTCCCCTTCCTGGTATCTCCCATTTAATGAACAtcgatttttttatgtgaagcagGACAATCCGAAGATTTAGACCATCCATCACCAAACGGTCATCTCTCCTTATATGTTGGAAATTTTTTAGATTGCAAGAGGCATCTTGAATTAAACATTTCACCATCTGTATAACATCATCAACCTTAAAAAAACTATCTTCCATTTTGGCTAAACATCGAGCCTTCATAAAGCCCAAGAGATAATAATAGGATGAGTACCACATATCCACCCCACTTGAGAAACAGTCTCTGCTTGCTACCACCAAAATGCCAGCATACCCTTCCAATTTCGGATCAAAGGGAGCCATATCTTACATAAATTCGCAAAGAAAATCCATACCGTTTAAGCACTCTGCCCCTCACATAGAACATGGCGCATCGTTTCTATTTGAGGCGTGGAACAACAGTGGCACTCAGAAGCTAGCAGAATGCCCAAACATTGAATACAATCATCAGTTGGAACAACCCCTTTCTTAGCCCTCCAATAGAAAAAAGAcattttgtttggaaatatttGCTTGCCACAGCCACTTCCTCCATTCACATACTTGCCCACATTGCCTAGAGATATCCTAGGCAGATTTAGTTGTAAAGTTTCCATCCAAAGAGTGCTACCATACCAAGACATCCCTCCCATTATGAACCGCACACCCAATTCACAAATTCTCTGCAGCTCTTCCGGTGTTACCAAATCTTGAATAACATCCAATTTCGGGCCCCTATCATCAACTACTGCAGCAACTGATAATTGGCTACTCCCTACCACTGGATAGTAATCTTGCAAAGGACCACATCCTACCTAATTATCCATCCAGAAATTTACCTGTCCATTCCCCACAATCCACTTAGAATTTCAAATCACTCTAGGCAATACTGCTGTTATTCCCTTCCAAAGTCTTGAGCCTTTGTTCTTATGAAGCACCTGATAGATGTGATCCTACCCAATGTATTTTTCCTAGAAGAACTCTGCCCACATAGACTCCTCGTTAATAATTTCCATCCAAATTTCATAAGTAGAGATTTTTGCACCTCCATCAAATCTCTAATACCAAGGCTCCTCATCCACTGGCTTACAAACAAGCTTTCCATGAAATCCACTTCCGTTTTAGAAACTCCATCAATGAGCCCCAAAggaaatcagaaaaaaaaaaaaaaaaattatttagagtAGCAAACATAGCTTTTGGCATCTTCAAAATGGATAACATATGAATAGGCATGTTGTTCAACACATGTTTAATAAGAACGATCTTCCCCCCAAAAGATAAAATCTTGCTTTTCCACCCTGCTTATTTTTTTGGTATCCTCgccaaaaaataatcaaatagaCAAACTTTCAACCGCCCCACATAAAGAGGAATACCCAAATACAAACAAGGCCAAGAACCCTCTTCAAAACCGAAAATAATCTTAAGATTATTCTTTCGAACCATGGAGATGGAAGTGGAGAAAAAAATGGTAGACTTACTCGGGCTAATCAGCTGACCAGATATGTCTTCATACCGATGCAAAGTTTCCATGAGGTTCCTTATGGACATCTTTCCACCATttgcaaaaatcaaaatatcatccacatagagCAAATGTGAAATAAGGGTGCCTCCACCCGGATGGTAAGGTTTTATACGTCCCAAACTAAATTGATGATATAGCATAAGAGAGAGAACTtcttgagataaaataaaaaaataaggtgATAATGGAGCACCTTGCCGAAGACCACGCGACGCTTGAAAAAAAACCCTTTGTACATCCATTCAACATCACCGAGTAATGCCAGGAGGAAATAGCATTGTAAACAAGGTTCCTCCAATTATCAAAAAACCCCAATCGACATAAAACTTCCATAAGGAACCTCTAATTTACTCGATCATAAGCTTTTGCCATGTCAATTTTTATCATCACATTACCCCCTCACACCTTTCGTTTAATAGCTTGCGCATGCTCCTTCGACCTGGAATGAACGTTGTCTGCTCCTTTGAAATAATTCTTTCAAGAGTAGGAGCACATCTAACAACCATAATCTTTGTCATTATTTTATACACCACGGAACACAGACTACTAGGCTGAAATTGACCAAAACCCAAAGGTTCCTCTACCTTCAGATTC
This is a stretch of genomic DNA from Carya illinoinensis cultivar Pawnee chromosome 3, C.illinoinensisPawnee_v1, whole genome shotgun sequence. It encodes these proteins:
- the LOC122304124 gene encoding pentatricopeptide repeat-containing protein At2g42920, chloroplastic, translated to MEPHRMIPCCCSLTPSSASISKFISDQPYLIMLDKHCTTMRDLRKIHASLIKTGLSNDTIAASRILTFCASPAGDMNYAYLVFTHIQNPNIFIWNTIIRGFSQSSTPQKALFLFIEMLMSPVEPQRLTYPSLFKAYTQLGLAHEGAQLHGRIIKLGLESDPFIRNSILHMYSNGGFLSEARRLFDEDIESDVVAWNSMIIGLAKCGEIHESRRLFDRIPSRNTVSWNTMISGCVRNGMLMEALELFSKMQEENIEPSEFTMVSLLSSCARLGALKQGEWVHDYIKKKDFELNIIVITAIIDMYCKCGSIEKALQTFEATPRRGLSCWNSMIFGLAMNGCGEEAIHLFSKLQSTNLKPDYVTFLGVLTACNHSGMVDKASYYFSLMTNTYKIKPSIKHYNCMVDVLCRARLFDEAEELIRSMPVNPDAIIWGSLLSACRNHGNVEMARRAAKHVIELDPNDSCGHLLMSNVYAASSHFEEAMGERLSMKEKHIEKEPGCSLIEVDGEVHEFVSGGRLHNRAPEIYSLLNELRLALQGME